The genomic stretch ACAAATACATTTCCCACATAATTGATTTAGCATAAGTCATTTATTACATAGTACTCTCTTGTTGTAAATAAAGTTACCTTATAATTTACTCTCCGttatcaaattataagtcattttaagaacCTTAGAGAGTTAAAACACCTCaaacttaactaaatttatagtaTGATAAAACAATAACATTTAAGATACTAACTATAATATCTATTTGATTttataaatctttataattcttTCTGTATTTTCGATCAAACTTATAAGATTCTTTTACAATGACTTAGTAATTTGCAATGGAAGGAGTGGAATATAGAGAGTAGTTTTTTTTGTTGGGGGCACTGCCTTCTTATAACACACATTTTGTTAATTGAGGCCTTTACAAAGACATCGGCGCTGGACCACGAAAGAAACATTGGGAAGTTGTTGTTGCACCTACCCCACCCAACAAGAAAAGGGGAGCGGTTATGCAAAACTGCAAATGCCCGGGTACCTGAGAAGGAAACGCACCCACGTTTCCGCCACCAATAAACTCCACCAGCGAGAGCCAGCTCTGCTTCCTTCCGATTCAGCATTCCGTGCCACCTGTTTCCGCATTCCGCCATTCCGCCTTCTGTTGCTGGGGTTTTAGACAAAAATCACTCGTCCCATTTCTCGCGTCCCCAGGCCACGGTCGCGAGCAAGGCCACCACCCGCTGTCTCGATCCACCGATTCCCCTCCTCTTCCGTTCCTCCACGGATCTGCTCGCTGTGGAAGCGGAGGAGGACGCTGGAGGCGTCTCTCGGCAGCGCGAGGATTCCCGAGCTGTTGTTGTGGTGGGAAATGAGGATCTGCGAATTGGGAGACGGTGACGGGGGGCTGGTGCttcagcaggagcagcaggaggaggcTGTTCAGGCGAGCGGTGGCGGCGAGCTCGTACGGCTTAAGGCGAAGCGCGCGCTCGTCGGCGCCGGCGCGAGGGTGCTGTTCTACCCGACGCTGCTCTACAACGTCTTGCGCAACCGGTACGAGGCCGACTTCCGGTGGTGGGATCGCGTCGACCAGGTACTGGCCCTCCCTTGCTTTTGTTCTGCGTGGCGTGGATTGTGTGGTTACTAGTATTCTGGATGGTGTTGTACGTTCTGATTTAATTTGCTCGCAAGTGGTACTGATGCGGTTATTATTGACTTATTCCTGTGGGCTGTGGCTGAGATCAGTACTGTTAATGTTGGATTTGTGATTCTCGGATAGTTCGGTGTTTTATCAATTTTTTTCCTCTGAAGTTATGCACCTGTTAGTGGCCCTAAATTTGAGTTCTACGCAGGGATTGACTCTGTTTTGTTAATCTCGTTTGTGCTTAAGAGTGACTTTTACTCAGCAGCAGGGAAATATGTCGCCCAACAAAGCTCGTTTGTGCTTAAGAGTGACTTCTACTCAGCAGCGAGGAAATATATCACCTCATCGCTCCCTTGTGAGCAGTGATTATTCTCGTGCTTGCTTTTGTCAGACGTTACAATTTTAACCCAGTCGTGAGAAGACTGTGGGTACTTGCTGTCAACGCGCATGATTGTTTCTCGTCCTTTAGTATTTTGTGTATATATCATTTAGCACTGAGGATGAATATTCATCACATGCCTAGGGCCCTGGAGCCCTGCCTTCGCAGGAGTAGCAAACCTTGAGTCCTTGACTGGTGTCATTAATTGTTTCTTCGTACAGAACCTAGTATTCTAAATTTCTAATCATGTATCAGAAGAATGTGCAGTCTGAAATGCCTCTGTCTAATCTTTTTTTCTGATCTCCATCCAGTTTATTTTGCTTGGCGCTGTTCCTTTTCCAAGTGATGTTCCACGATTGAAGCAGCTTGGAGTTCAAGGGGTTGTAACGTTGAATGAACCTTATGAAACTCTTGTCCCAACATCTTTATACCAGGTAACTATTCCATCTTATGCTAGTTAATTATGTGACTCCATTTGCTTTTAAATTTTGATGGAGTTGCCATGTTAGGACCCTAGACACCATTATCTACTTATTTTGAGATTCAGCACTGGCCAAGTCTATCCTTTTGCATGTATGTTGGTTCAGAGTTCAGGGGACTGAATTGAACTGTTGTGCATACGCAATGTGAAATCATGTACAAATAACAACACATGCTTTCTTTTACTAGGCGAATGAGATTGAGCACCTGGTAATTCCAACAAGAGATTATCTCTTTGCACCTTCACTCGAGGATATTTCTCAAGCCATAGATTTCATCCACCGTAAGTTCTTGCCCTTCCTTGTTTATTTTTATGGACAAAAAGAATACACGATAGCAAATTCATACTTTTTTCCATGAAACATAACCCCAGCTCTGATCAgtttctattattttattttccttGCATCCATGGTACCTTTTTGTTATGGATTTTTTTTCTTCCAAAGAGTAACCGTTGACTCATAGGTAGGAGAGTTAGTGGTGGTTGGCTCAAACTTAGGGAGGCAAAGCAGTAGCAGTTAACTCAGAAAAAGAAAGCGGGTTATTATTTTGATCACTGGTCAACTAATGTTTATGTGGTTAGGTATGTACTGCCAATTAGATTCTGCAGTGGTAGGTATGGTTACAAATAAGCTGCAGCACTATCTTTTATTGCACAGTCCATCCCCAACCTCCAGATTAAGGTTCTGGTTGATGTCATTGTATATGACGTCATGCATGACACTTATGTGAAATTATTGAAGATTTGCTATCCAAAAACATTGAAATGAGCCTAGCCATTACACAATGTCTGTCAGTCATTCAAACAAGCAAACTAGAATCATAACCCATCAAAGCATGCCTATAATCTAAATTCTTGATTTGTGTCAAACAGCAATCTATGACAGGGCATGCCCAGCCAAATTCATAGGTATTTTTGCCAAAAAGTCATGCACATGTAGTACAAAATGATAGGCTATTCAAGGATTTAACCCAAAATCAATTATACAATtatttttatgtgatttttaATCAGTTATACATTGCCAGAAACTAGGATTTGTGCAATCAGCAAATAAAACTTTTTGTTACTCTTTGAAATTTGAGTACACATTCTCAAATGGGTAGATTCAATATATAGCTGCCTTTTTTTTCAGGGAATGCATTACAAGGCGGTACTACGTATGTTCATTGTAAAGCTGGAAGAGGACGAAGCACCACTATTGTATTGTGCTACTTGGTAGGATGAACTACATTTGTATTTGGACTCAGTATGCATGCTCCTGTTTAATTTCCTGATAATCCTTGTGTTGCAGATTAAATACAGGAACATGACCCCTGAAGCAGCTTTGGATCATGTCCGATCCATTAGGCCTAGAGTGCTTTTGGCACCATCGCAGTGGCATGTATGGAGTCTTTTGTGATTGCATCCTAAGTTATTAGTACAATAGTACTACTGTTAAGACACTTTATGACAATTCACACAATTTTGCAGGCTGTTAGGTCATTTGGAAGTCTCACCACTGGACAACTTCCAGTTCGGAGTACGAACCTGGGCTGCTTCTTAGAAGCCATTGAAGCTCGTTGTATGAACACGGAAAATGATGATTACCACGTGATGGAGTTTGACTGCGAAGATAGTGGCTTACCACTTTCTCAAATTATGCTATCTAAGCCAGCCAGCCCCACTGGGTGCACCGATGCAGTCCTCATAACAGAAGCAGATCTTGAGGGCTATGATACTTATATTGGTACTAGGAAAGATGCCGTGTCATTGGTAGTAGCCACTCGCAGGCCCATCATGAGGAGATTGTCCTGCCTCTTTGGCTCCCTGAAACTTAACAGCAGCAGTTGTGAACCAGCTTCAAGCCGGTTCACTGAGGTTCGTGCCTGCTAGGTAGTGTCTTTCTCCAGTTTTCCATGTTGAATCAAGAGTGTATCTCTAGATAGGCAATCATCCAAATAGGATTTGTAGAAGCCTGAGTTTATAGCCATGGCAGTGCCATCGGGAAGAAAGTTGTGTGCATAGCCAGAGGGGTTGTTTAGTTTTTAGAGTGTAGAGCTGTGAACGTGTCGAATATCcttgttttttttctcaaaagcatGTGATTCATTGCAATTTGCATCATTGTTTACTTGAAATAAAAGCAGGCCTTTTCAGCCGCCGGGGCGGCATCGACCTCAGTTTGATTGATTATTGACAATTTTGTACTACCTGCAACTTAATTCCTTCTGTCTGTACATGAAATTGTCGTGAATTTGCATTCGATTTTGCTGACGTTATTGTCGTACTGCTTGATGTGCGCGGTGGTGTAATTCCACGTAATGTGAACTGTGATCCTGTTTCTTTGCTGATTTCCGTGACTCCATTTTATTCAtttggccttgtttggatgttatcatatttattcatggaaaaaaatagcccgctatttttGCCGCTATAGCCCGAAATAGCTTGAAAAAAATTATGCCGATATTTGCGTTTATGTACAATTTTACCGCTATTTTGCCGTTAAAGTACGCTAATTATAGTTTATAAAACGCTAAATATCTTGGCCTTagctcgctatttaaaacatggtATTTATTTCAATCCATGTATGCTGGATGGATTGAGGGAGAATTTaattaagggggtgtttagttcctctcatattccaaaaaaaaattaggtTTTGG from Sorghum bicolor cultivar BTx623 chromosome 3, Sorghum_bicolor_NCBIv3, whole genome shotgun sequence encodes the following:
- the LOC8075548 gene encoding putative dual specificity protein phosphatase DSP8, with the translated sequence MRICELGDGDGGLVLQQEQQEEAVQASGGGELVRLKAKRALVGAGARVLFYPTLLYNVLRNRYEADFRWWDRVDQFILLGAVPFPSDVPRLKQLGVQGVVTLNEPYETLVPTSLYQANEIEHLVIPTRDYLFAPSLEDISQAIDFIHRNALQGGTTYVHCKAGRGRSTTIVLCYLIKYRNMTPEAALDHVRSIRPRVLLAPSQWHAVRSFGSLTTGQLPVRSTNLGCFLEAIEARCMNTENDDYHVMEFDCEDSGLPLSQIMLSKPASPTGCTDAVLITEADLEGYDTYIGTRKDAVSLVVATRRPIMRRLSCLFGSLKLNSSSCEPASSRFTEVRAC